From Streptomyces asiaticus, one genomic window encodes:
- a CDS encoding ATP-dependent 6-phosphofructokinase, translating into MRIGVLTAGGDCPGLNAVIRSVVHRAVAGHGDEVIGFEDGFKGLLDGRHRKLDLDAVSGILARGGTILGSSRLERARLREACETSKDHARDYGIDVLIPIGGEGTLTAARMLSDAGLPIVGVPKTIDNDISSTDRTFGFDTAVGVATEAMDRLKTTAESHQRVMVVEVMGRHAGWIALESGMAGGAHGICLPERPFEVDGLVKMVEERFARGKKFAVICVAEGAHPAEGSMEYQKGEIDQYGHERFAGIGNRLAAELERRLGKEARPVILGHVQRGGTPTAYDRVLATRFGWHAVEAAHRGDFGMMTALRGTDITMVPIADAVTELKTVPVDRMDEAESVF; encoded by the coding sequence ATGCGCATCGGAGTTCTCACCGCAGGCGGCGACTGCCCCGGTCTCAACGCTGTGATCCGGTCGGTGGTGCACCGCGCGGTCGCCGGCCACGGAGACGAGGTGATCGGATTCGAGGACGGTTTCAAGGGGCTCCTCGACGGCCGTCACCGCAAGCTCGACCTCGACGCCGTCAGCGGCATTCTCGCCCGCGGCGGCACCATCCTCGGTTCCTCCCGCCTGGAGCGCGCCCGGCTGCGCGAGGCGTGCGAAACCTCGAAGGACCACGCCCGTGACTACGGGATAGATGTACTGATCCCGATCGGCGGCGAGGGCACCCTCACCGCGGCGCGGATGCTCTCCGACGCCGGGCTCCCGATCGTCGGCGTCCCCAAGACGATCGACAACGACATCTCCTCCACCGACCGCACCTTCGGCTTCGACACCGCCGTCGGCGTCGCCACCGAGGCCATGGACCGGCTGAAGACCACCGCCGAATCCCATCAGCGGGTGATGGTCGTCGAGGTCATGGGGCGCCACGCGGGCTGGATCGCGCTGGAGTCCGGGATGGCCGGCGGCGCCCACGGCATCTGCCTGCCGGAGCGGCCCTTCGAGGTCGACGGGCTGGTGAAGATGGTCGAGGAGCGGTTCGCCCGCGGCAAGAAGTTCGCGGTCATCTGCGTCGCCGAGGGCGCGCACCCGGCCGAGGGCTCCATGGAGTACCAGAAGGGCGAGATCGACCAGTACGGCCATGAGCGGTTCGCCGGGATCGGCAACCGCCTCGCGGCCGAGCTGGAGCGGCGCCTGGGCAAGGAGGCCCGCCCGGTCATCCTGGGGCATGTGCAGCGCGGCGGCACGCCCACCGCGTACGACCGCGTGCTGGCCACCCGCTTCGGCTGGCACGCCGTCGAGGCGGCGCACCGGGGCGACTTCGGCATGATGACCGCGCTGCGCGGCACGGACATCACGATGGTGCCGATCGCCGACGCGGTCACCGAGCTCAAGACCGTGCCGGTGGACCGTATGGACGAGGCCGAGTCGGTCTTCTGA
- the pta gene encoding phosphate acetyltransferase: MTRSVYVTGVERGDGRQVVELGVMELLTRHVDRVGVFRPLVHDDPDRLFDLLRARYRLSQSPESVFGMRYEDAATLQAERGTDELVSQLVGRFHEVADAYDYVLVLGSDYAATSLPDELGLNARLANEFGASVITVVGGQKQTAESAGAEAHNAYRAYEGRGCEVVAVVVNRVAPGDREAIAGRLAAKLPVPSYVLPEDGSLSAPTVSQIVRSLGAEVLLGDHTGLSRDVRDFVFGGAMLPSFLPALTEGCLVVTPGDRADLIVGALAAHSAGAPPIAGVLLTLDERPGPDILALASRLAPGTPVVSVAGGSFPTAAELFAIEGKLTASAPRKAETALGLFERHVDTAALTERISVGRSSRVTPMMFERELIERSRSHRRRVVLPEGAEERVLRAADVLLRRDVCDLTLLGEEEPIRKRAAELGIQLAEAQIIDPQTSPLRERFAESYAKLRAHKGVSYELAYDVVADVSYFGTLMVQEGLADGMVSGAVHSTAATIRPAFEIIKTAPGAQIVSSVFFMCLADRVLVYGDCAVNPDPGAEQLADIAIQSATTAAKFGVEPRIAMLSYSTGTSGSGADVDKVRKATELVRERRPDLLVEGPIQYDAAVDAAVAATKLPGSEVAGKATVLIFPDLNTGNNTYKAVQRSAGAVAVGPVLQGLRKPVNDLSRGALVQDIVNTVSITAIQAQSPATATSPTSPTSPAQKAQSA, translated from the coding sequence GTGACACGCAGCGTGTACGTGACCGGAGTCGAGCGTGGCGACGGACGCCAGGTCGTGGAGCTGGGAGTCATGGAGCTCCTGACCCGCCATGTCGACCGGGTCGGCGTCTTCCGCCCCCTGGTGCACGACGACCCCGACCGCCTCTTCGACCTGCTGCGGGCGCGCTACCGGCTCAGCCAGTCACCGGAGTCCGTCTTCGGCATGCGTTACGAGGACGCGGCCACCCTCCAGGCCGAGCGGGGCACCGATGAGCTGGTCTCACAGCTGGTCGGCCGCTTCCACGAGGTCGCCGACGCGTATGACTACGTCCTGGTGCTGGGCAGCGACTACGCGGCCACCAGCCTCCCCGACGAGCTGGGGCTGAACGCCCGGCTGGCCAATGAGTTCGGCGCCTCGGTGATCACGGTGGTCGGCGGGCAGAAGCAGACCGCCGAGTCGGCCGGCGCCGAGGCCCACAACGCCTACCGCGCCTACGAGGGCCGGGGCTGCGAGGTGGTCGCGGTGGTCGTCAACCGGGTGGCGCCCGGGGACCGCGAGGCCATCGCCGGGCGGCTGGCCGCAAAGCTGCCGGTCCCCAGCTATGTGCTGCCCGAGGACGGGTCGCTGTCGGCGCCCACCGTCTCCCAGATCGTCCGCTCCCTGGGCGCCGAGGTGCTGCTCGGCGATCACACCGGGCTCTCCCGGGATGTGCGGGACTTCGTCTTCGGCGGTGCGATGCTGCCGAGCTTCCTGCCCGCGCTGACCGAGGGCTGCCTGGTGGTGACGCCCGGGGACCGCGCGGACCTGATCGTCGGCGCGCTCGCCGCGCACAGCGCGGGCGCCCCGCCGATCGCCGGGGTGCTGCTCACCCTGGACGAGCGGCCGGGTCCGGACATCCTGGCGCTGGCCTCGCGGCTGGCCCCGGGGACCCCGGTGGTGTCGGTGGCGGGCGGGTCCTTCCCCACGGCGGCCGAGCTGTTCGCCATCGAGGGCAAGCTCACGGCGAGCGCGCCGCGCAAGGCGGAGACCGCGCTGGGCCTCTTCGAGCGGCATGTGGACACCGCGGCGCTGACCGAGCGCATCTCGGTGGGCCGCTCCAGCCGGGTCACCCCGATGATGTTCGAGCGCGAGCTGATCGAGCGGTCCCGCTCCCACCGCCGCCGGGTGGTGCTGCCCGAGGGCGCGGAGGAGCGGGTGCTGCGCGCCGCCGACGTACTGCTCCGCCGCGATGTGTGCGATCTCACACTGCTGGGCGAGGAGGAGCCGATCCGCAAGCGCGCCGCCGAGCTCGGCATCCAGCTCGCCGAGGCGCAGATCATCGATCCGCAGACCTCCCCGCTGCGGGAGCGCTTCGCGGAGAGCTACGCGAAGCTGCGCGCCCACAAGGGCGTTTCCTACGAGCTGGCGTACGACGTGGTGGCCGATGTGTCGTACTTCGGCACACTGATGGTCCAGGAGGGGCTGGCCGACGGCATGGTCTCGGGCGCGGTGCACTCCACCGCCGCCACCATCCGGCCCGCCTTCGAGATCATCAAGACCGCGCCGGGCGCCCAGATCGTCTCCTCGGTGTTCTTCATGTGCCTGGCCGACCGGGTGCTGGTGTACGGCGACTGCGCGGTCAACCCCGACCCGGGCGCCGAGCAGCTCGCCGACATCGCCATCCAGTCGGCGACGACGGCCGCCAAGTTCGGGGTGGAGCCGAGGATCGCGATGCTGTCGTACTCCACCGGCACCTCGGGCTCCGGCGCGGATGTGGACAAGGTGCGCAAGGCGACCGAGCTGGTCCGCGAGCGCCGCCCGGATCTGCTGGTCGAGGGCCCGATCCAGTACGACGCGGCGGTGGACGCCGCGGTGGCGGCGACCAAGCTGCCCGGGTCCGAGGTGGCGGGCAAGGCCACCGTGCTGATCTTCCCGGACCTGAACACCGGCAACAACACCTACAAGGCCGTGCAGCGCTCGGCGGGCGCCGTCGCGGTCGGTCCGGTCCTCCAGGGCCTGCGCAAGCCGGTGAACGACCTGTCCCGCGGGGCACTCGTACAGGACATCGTCAACACCGTCTCGATCACCGCCATCCAGGCCCAGTCCCCGGCGACCGCCACCTCCCCGACCTCCCCCACCTCCCCCGCACAGAAGGCGCAGTCCGCGTGA
- a CDS encoding acetate kinase, which produces MNGSRVLVLNSGSSSVKYQLLDMADGSRPASGIVERIGEGPVADHSAALKQVADELAAKGLGLDSPELAAVGHRVVHGGTRFTEPTLITDEVVQEIEKLIPLAPLHNPANVTGIKVARALRPDLPQVAVFDTAFHSTIPEQAARYAIDVATADRWGVRRYGFHGTSHAYVSRATAALLGKEPAEINTIVLHLGNGASASAVRGGVCVETSMGLTPLEGLVMGTRSGDIDPAAIFHLSRVGGMSTDEIDTLLNKRSGLAGLCGDNDMREIGRRMGEGDQAAQLAFDIYIHRLRKYVGAYTAVLGRVDAIAFTAGVGENSAAVREAAMRGLTAFGVEVDGVRNALRSATARLISTEASRVAVAVVPTDEEMEIASQTYHLVSA; this is translated from the coding sequence GTGAACGGCTCCCGAGTCCTCGTCCTCAACTCCGGCTCCTCGTCCGTGAAGTACCAGCTGCTGGACATGGCCGACGGCTCCCGTCCGGCCTCCGGCATCGTGGAGCGGATCGGTGAGGGCCCCGTCGCCGACCACTCGGCGGCCCTCAAGCAGGTGGCCGACGAGCTGGCCGCCAAGGGCCTGGGCCTCGACTCGCCCGAGCTGGCGGCGGTCGGCCACCGGGTGGTGCACGGCGGCACCCGGTTCACCGAGCCGACCCTGATCACCGACGAGGTGGTCCAGGAGATCGAGAAGCTGATCCCGCTGGCCCCGCTGCACAACCCGGCCAATGTCACCGGGATCAAGGTGGCCCGCGCGCTGCGCCCGGACCTGCCGCAGGTCGCGGTCTTCGACACGGCGTTCCACTCCACCATCCCGGAGCAGGCGGCGCGCTACGCGATCGACGTGGCGACCGCCGACCGCTGGGGGGTGCGGCGCTACGGCTTCCACGGCACCTCGCACGCGTATGTCTCCCGGGCCACCGCCGCGCTGCTGGGCAAGGAGCCGGCAGAAATCAACACGATCGTGCTGCACCTGGGCAACGGGGCCAGCGCCTCGGCGGTGCGCGGCGGTGTGTGCGTGGAGACCTCGATGGGGCTGACGCCGTTGGAGGGCCTGGTGATGGGTACCCGTTCCGGGGACATCGACCCGGCGGCGATCTTCCATCTGTCCCGGGTGGGCGGTATGTCGACCGATGAGATCGACACGCTGCTCAACAAGCGCAGCGGGCTGGCCGGGCTGTGCGGGGACAACGACATGCGCGAGATCGGCCGCCGGATGGGCGAGGGCGACCAGGCCGCCCAGCTCGCCTTCGACATCTACATCCACCGACTGCGGAAGTATGTGGGCGCGTACACCGCGGTGCTCGGACGGGTGGACGCCATCGCGTTCACCGCCGGTGTGGGGGAGAACTCCGCGGCGGTACGGGAGGCGGCGATGCGCGGCCTCACCGCGTTCGGCGTCGAGGTGGACGGCGTCCGCAACGCGCTGCGCTCCGCCACGGCGCGGCTGATCTCCACGGAGGCCAGCCGGGTCGCGGTGGCCGTGGTGCCCACCGATGAGGAGATGGAGATCGCCAGCCAGACGTATCACCTGGTCAGCGCCTAG
- the pyk gene encoding pyruvate kinase — MRRSKIVCTLGPAVDSYDQLKSLIEAGMNVARFNMSHGSHPEHEERYHRVRKASEETGHAVGVLADLQGPKIRLETFKDGPVELVRGDEFIITTEDVEGDRTICGTTYKGLPADVSKGDQVLINDGNVELRVTAVEGPRVRTIVIEGGVISDHKGINLPGAAVNVPALSEKDIEDLKFALRMGCDMVALSFVRDAADVRDVHRVMDEVGRRVPVIAKVEKPQAVANMTEVVAAFDGVMVARGDLAVEYPLEKVPMVQKRLIELCRRNAKPVIVATQMMESMITNSRPTRAEASDVANAILDGADAVMLSAESSVGSYPIETVKVMSRIVEAAEHELLSRGLQPLVPGKKPRTQGGAVARAAAEIADFLGAKSLVAFTQSGDTARRLSRYRAQQPILAFTTDASTRNQLTLSWGVESFVVPYVEHTDAMVDLVDAELLKLGRYAEGDTMIITAGSPPGVPGTTNMVRVHHLGGTGK; from the coding sequence ATGCGCCGTTCCAAAATCGTCTGCACTCTGGGCCCCGCCGTCGACTCCTACGACCAGCTGAAGTCCCTGATCGAGGCCGGGATGAACGTGGCCCGGTTCAACATGAGCCACGGAAGCCACCCGGAGCACGAGGAGCGGTACCACCGCGTCCGCAAGGCCTCCGAGGAGACCGGGCACGCGGTGGGTGTCCTCGCCGACCTCCAGGGCCCCAAGATCCGTCTGGAGACCTTCAAGGACGGACCGGTGGAACTGGTCCGCGGGGATGAGTTCATCATCACCACCGAGGACGTGGAGGGTGACCGGACCATCTGCGGCACCACCTACAAGGGGCTGCCGGCCGACGTCTCCAAGGGCGACCAGGTCCTGATCAACGACGGCAATGTCGAGCTGCGGGTCACCGCCGTCGAGGGCCCGCGGGTGCGGACCATCGTCATCGAGGGCGGGGTGATCTCCGACCACAAGGGGATCAACCTGCCGGGTGCGGCGGTCAATGTGCCCGCGCTGTCCGAGAAGGACATCGAGGACCTGAAGTTCGCCCTGCGGATGGGCTGCGACATGGTCGCCCTGTCCTTCGTCCGGGACGCGGCCGACGTCCGGGACGTCCACCGGGTCATGGACGAGGTGGGCCGCCGGGTGCCGGTGATCGCCAAGGTGGAGAAGCCGCAGGCGGTCGCCAATATGACCGAGGTCGTCGCGGCCTTCGACGGGGTGATGGTGGCCCGTGGTGACCTCGCGGTGGAGTATCCGCTGGAGAAGGTCCCGATGGTGCAGAAGCGGCTGATCGAGCTCTGCCGCCGCAACGCCAAGCCGGTGATCGTCGCGACCCAGATGATGGAGTCGATGATCACCAACTCCCGGCCGACCCGCGCCGAGGCGTCCGACGTCGCCAACGCGATCCTGGACGGCGCCGACGCGGTGATGCTCTCCGCCGAGTCCTCGGTCGGCTCGTACCCCATCGAGACCGTCAAGGTGATGTCCCGGATCGTCGAGGCCGCCGAGCACGAGCTGCTCTCGCGCGGTCTCCAGCCGCTGGTGCCCGGCAAGAAGCCGCGCACCCAGGGCGGTGCGGTGGCCCGCGCGGCCGCCGAGATCGCCGACTTCCTGGGCGCCAAGTCGCTGGTGGCCTTCACCCAGTCCGGCGACACCGCCCGCCGGCTCTCCCGCTACCGCGCCCAGCAGCCCATCCTGGCCTTCACCACCGACGCGTCCACCCGCAACCAGCTCACGCTGAGCTGGGGCGTGGAGTCCTTCGTGGTGCCGTACGTCGAGCACACCGACGCGATGGTCGACCTGGTCGACGCCGAGCTGCTGAAGCTGGGCCGCTACGCCGAGGGCGACACCATGATCATCACCGCCGGTTCGCCCCCCGGTGTCCCCGGCACCACCAACATGGTCCGGGTGCACCACCTGGGCGGCACGGGCAAGTAG
- a CDS encoding hydrogenase expression protein HypF: protein MGGTVRGEDRPEQPEGVSPRRVRTGPRHAAPKKSVLTRLQVPAGKAIALAAMPTAVLMGMGLTPQLASASPRPEDRYKPGPCVSQPDEADKDAKGGKDASDAQGEDKDAKDSKGSSDKGSQDGSKGSEESSGGQTGSRDDKATPTPSPSSSSSAPSSGSGDEKESKEPSASPSPSKSKNPLDPLGLGDTLHDVLTPDDKSGDESAEPSASPSPSSSDKPSSSPSPSPSKSSDKLTDPVKDTVDKVGKGVKDTVDGVGKTVDDAKDKADKALPKPSASASKDADGKEAFPCPKFDADAYENAETDPTSSLLPEDPWTLKSTMLSLHGLDYKGIVEVKTQGGQTKKVLKFTASGVDIKDLHQLVVGPAGTTTHVQAREGSTSTIRNGTVTMYTEELKGNLLGLIPITFSPKSPPPVNIPEVFFTDVTVTQAGQFGGDLTVPGMHLFKTGE, encoded by the coding sequence ATGGGAGGCACCGTGCGGGGTGAAGACCGACCCGAGCAGCCGGAGGGAGTGAGCCCACGCCGGGTCAGAACCGGCCCGCGGCACGCGGCACCGAAGAAGTCGGTACTCACCCGCCTTCAGGTGCCCGCCGGCAAGGCCATAGCGCTGGCCGCCATGCCGACGGCCGTGCTGATGGGCATGGGGCTCACTCCGCAGCTCGCCTCGGCCAGCCCCCGGCCCGAGGACCGCTACAAGCCCGGCCCGTGTGTGTCACAGCCGGACGAGGCGGACAAGGACGCCAAGGGCGGCAAGGACGCCTCGGACGCCCAGGGCGAGGACAAGGACGCCAAGGACTCCAAGGGTTCGTCCGACAAGGGCTCCCAGGACGGCTCCAAGGGTTCCGAGGAGTCCTCGGGTGGCCAGACCGGGTCCCGGGACGACAAGGCCACTCCCACGCCGTCTCCGTCCAGTTCCTCCTCCGCTCCGTCGTCCGGCTCCGGGGACGAGAAGGAGTCGAAGGAGCCGTCGGCCTCGCCGAGCCCCTCCAAGTCCAAGAACCCGCTGGACCCGCTGGGACTCGGGGACACGCTCCACGACGTCCTCACGCCCGACGACAAGAGCGGGGACGAGTCGGCCGAGCCGAGCGCCTCGCCGAGCCCGTCCTCCAGCGACAAGCCCAGCTCGTCGCCGTCGCCGTCCCCGTCCAAGTCCTCCGACAAGCTCACCGATCCGGTCAAGGACACGGTGGACAAGGTGGGCAAGGGCGTCAAGGACACCGTGGACGGGGTGGGCAAGACCGTCGACGACGCCAAGGACAAGGCGGACAAGGCGCTTCCCAAGCCCTCCGCGTCCGCCTCCAAGGACGCGGACGGCAAGGAGGCGTTCCCCTGCCCGAAGTTCGACGCCGACGCGTACGAGAACGCCGAGACGGACCCGACCTCGAGCCTGCTTCCCGAGGACCCCTGGACCCTCAAGAGCACGATGCTGAGCCTGCACGGCCTGGACTACAAGGGCATCGTGGAGGTCAAGACGCAGGGGGGCCAGACCAAGAAGGTCCTGAAGTTCACCGCCTCGGGCGTGGACATCAAGGACCTCCACCAGCTGGTGGTGGGCCCGGCCGGGACCACCACGCATGTGCAGGCGCGCGAGGGGTCCACCTCGACCATTCGCAACGGCACGGTGACCATGTACACCGAGGAGCTGAAGGGGAACCTCCTGGGGCTCATCCCGATCACCTTCAGCCCCAAGAGCCCGCCGCCGGTGAACATCCCCGAGGTGTTCTTCACCGACGTCACGGTCACCCAGGCCGGTCAGTTCGGTGGCGATCTGACCGTTCCGGGTATGCACCTGTTCAAGACCGGGGAGTGA
- a CDS encoding DUF6114 domain-containing protein — protein MSAESPGASDRISRWRGSFRAWRWQRPFWAGLLSLLAGVPIMYFPYNDLNAGGFTINMSTTAGSASLIIGVLLVVLGLTMWFQPMVRVFAGVATILLGLVSIPVSNFGGFVMGFLLALFGGGMSIAWAPGEAPSAQPAEGPGNASEDDGNGGNVPEPAGAGSALDQEARNGRHRAG, from the coding sequence ATGAGTGCCGAGTCGCCGGGGGCGAGTGACCGTATCAGCCGTTGGCGGGGGTCCTTCAGGGCATGGCGCTGGCAGCGCCCGTTCTGGGCCGGGCTGTTGAGCCTGCTGGCGGGCGTACCGATCATGTACTTCCCGTACAACGACCTCAACGCCGGTGGATTCACCATCAACATGTCCACCACCGCCGGATCGGCCTCGCTGATCATCGGGGTGTTGCTGGTGGTCCTGGGCCTGACCATGTGGTTCCAGCCCATGGTGCGGGTGTTCGCCGGAGTCGCCACGATCCTGCTCGGTCTGGTGTCGATCCCCGTCTCGAACTTCGGCGGTTTCGTGATGGGTTTCCTGCTCGCGCTGTTCGGCGGCGGCATGAGCATCGCCTGGGCCCCCGGGGAGGCTCCCTCCGCTCAGCCGGCCGAGGGGCCGGGAAACGCTTCAGAGGACGACGGGAACGGTGGGAACGTGCCGGAGCCGGCCGGGGCCGGGTCCGCGCTGGACCAGGAAGCCAGGAATGGGAGGCACCGTGCGGGGTGA
- a CDS encoding DUF6230 family protein: MESVARGGTRWKRFAVVMVPSVAATAAIGVALSQGALAASFNVSGQQFKVSVDRLDGTGFAQYGALDTQHGGKKIPVAVSAFKSAKLKGLCQSVVIPVPVFGDVSLKLTAGNGSKTVEAKNLFIDLDQLNADATFRGIDIGVAAGDAHKGPGINKGDAADPGSFGQQSDSATLTGVKQTAWATSAGTFKLSGLSMKVSKGKNECF; the protein is encoded by the coding sequence ATGGAGTCCGTGGCTCGTGGCGGCACCAGATGGAAGCGGTTCGCCGTTGTCATGGTGCCGAGCGTTGCTGCCACGGCCGCGATCGGCGTCGCCCTGTCCCAGGGTGCGCTCGCGGCCTCGTTCAACGTGTCCGGTCAGCAGTTCAAGGTCTCGGTCGACCGGCTCGACGGCACCGGGTTCGCGCAGTACGGCGCGCTTGACACCCAGCACGGGGGCAAGAAGATCCCCGTCGCGGTGTCGGCGTTCAAGAGCGCGAAGCTCAAGGGCCTGTGCCAGTCCGTCGTGATCCCGGTTCCCGTTTTCGGCGATGTGTCGCTGAAGCTGACGGCCGGCAATGGCAGCAAGACGGTTGAGGCCAAGAACCTCTTCATCGATCTCGATCAGCTCAACGCGGACGCCACGTTCCGTGGGATCGACATCGGTGTCGCGGCGGGAGACGCCCACAAGGGTCCCGGCATCAACAAGGGCGACGCGGCCGATCCCGGTTCGTTCGGCCAGCAGTCCGATTCCGCCACGCTGACCGGTGTGAAGCAGACCGCCTGGGCGACCAGCGCGGGCACGTTCAAGCTCTCCGGCCTTTCGATGAAGGTCAGCAAGGGCAAGAACGAGTGCTTCTGA
- a CDS encoding tetratricopeptide repeat protein yields the protein MQPRNMSMSGVVDLAAVKAAGEAKQKAERARADAARTGGAPAPGRLIFNVDEADFQQDVLQRSTEVPVVIDFWAEWCEPCKQLGPVLERLATEYAGQFVLAKIDVDANQMLFQQFGVQGIPAVFAVIAGQPVPLFQGAAPEAQIRQVLDQLIQAAEQQFGIVGTPVESGAQEEGAEEVAPAAPESPQDLALAAAHQALDAGDLGGAVRAYQNVLADDPANGEAKLGLAQAQLLERVQGVDATQVRKAAAESPADVKAQIAAADLDLVGGHVEDAFGRLVDAVRRTAGEDRDAARVHLLSLFEVIGGEDPRVVAARGALARVLF from the coding sequence ATGCAGCCACGGAACATGTCCATGAGTGGAGTGGTCGACCTCGCCGCGGTGAAGGCGGCCGGAGAAGCGAAGCAGAAGGCGGAGCGGGCGCGGGCCGACGCGGCCCGCACCGGGGGCGCGCCCGCGCCCGGCCGTCTGATCTTCAATGTCGACGAGGCGGATTTTCAGCAGGACGTCCTGCAACGCTCCACCGAAGTGCCGGTCGTCATCGACTTCTGGGCCGAGTGGTGCGAGCCGTGCAAGCAGCTCGGTCCCGTCCTGGAGCGGCTGGCCACCGAGTACGCGGGGCAGTTCGTCCTCGCGAAGATCGACGTCGACGCCAACCAGATGCTCTTCCAGCAGTTCGGCGTCCAGGGGATCCCCGCGGTCTTCGCGGTGATCGCGGGCCAGCCGGTGCCGCTCTTCCAGGGCGCCGCGCCCGAGGCACAGATCCGCCAGGTGCTGGACCAGCTGATCCAGGCGGCGGAGCAGCAGTTCGGCATCGTGGGTACACCGGTCGAATCCGGCGCCCAGGAAGAGGGCGCCGAGGAGGTCGCCCCGGCGGCCCCCGAGTCGCCGCAGGACCTCGCGCTCGCCGCGGCCCACCAGGCGCTGGACGCCGGTGACCTGGGCGGTGCGGTGCGGGCGTACCAGAACGTGCTCGCCGACGACCCCGCCAACGGCGAGGCCAAGCTGGGCCTGGCCCAGGCCCAGTTGCTGGAGCGCGTCCAGGGAGTGGACGCCACGCAGGTGCGCAAGGCGGCTGCGGAGAGCCCGGCGGATGTCAAGGCCCAGATCGCGGCGGCCGACCTCGACCTGGTGGGCGGTCATGTGGAGGACGCCTTCGGCCGGTTGGTGGACGCGGTGCGCCGTACGGCGGGGGAGGACCGGGACGCGGCCCGCGTTCATCTCCTGAGCCTCTTCGAGGTGATCGGCGGTGAGGACCCCCGAGTGGTGGCGGCGCGCGGCGCATTGGCGCGGGTGCTGTTCTGA
- a CDS encoding TetR/AcrR family transcriptional regulator: MSPSARRTGRPRSAEADRAILGATRAALVELGWAKLTLGDVAARAGVAKTTLYRRWASKCELVVDAVAAVFDEHLEAGDHGSLHADVEAAVIRLGALLERPETGTALMAVLAEAMHDETLRCRVRSAIVDRQKRLVTIGRERARLRGELPREEAPEASARNADLIFDAVAGTVLHRLMVSAEPVDPRWARDFTDLLLYGMTGADSEGAAAAGPAPDGAQKPAGSV, from the coding sequence ATGAGCCCGTCCGCACGCCGCACCGGGCGCCCGCGCAGCGCCGAGGCCGACCGCGCCATCCTGGGCGCGACGCGTGCCGCCCTGGTGGAACTGGGCTGGGCGAAGCTGACCCTGGGCGATGTGGCGGCCCGCGCCGGAGTCGCCAAGACGACGCTCTACCGCCGCTGGGCGAGCAAGTGCGAGCTGGTGGTGGACGCGGTCGCGGCGGTCTTCGACGAACACCTGGAAGCGGGCGACCACGGCAGTCTGCACGCCGATGTGGAGGCCGCGGTGATCCGGCTGGGGGCGCTGCTGGAGCGCCCCGAGACGGGCACCGCGCTGATGGCCGTCCTCGCCGAGGCCATGCACGACGAGACGCTGCGGTGCCGGGTGCGCTCGGCGATCGTGGACCGGCAGAAGCGGCTGGTGACGATCGGCCGGGAGCGCGCCCGGCTCCGCGGTGAGCTGCCGCGCGAGGAGGCCCCGGAGGCGTCGGCCCGCAACGCGGACCTGATCTTCGACGCGGTCGCCGGGACGGTGCTCCACCGGCTGATGGTCAGCGCGGAGCCGGTGGACCCGCGCTGGGCGCGGGACTTCACGGATCTGCTGCTGTACGGGATGACCGGGGCGGACTCCGAGGGCGCCGCGGCCGCCGGACCCGCCCCGGACGGGGCTCAGAAGCCGGCCGGCTCCGTGTAG